CGTTCCTCACCCGCTCGACGATCTCGGCGAAGGCCACGGTCGAGTGGGAGGACGGCAACGAGTACCCCGTCGTCGACGTGGACATCTCCAGCGCCAGCCATCCGTTCTGGACCGGCCGGGCGCGTAGCAACGACGTCGAGGGCCGGATCGCGCGGTTCCAGAGGCGTTACGGCACGAACTGAACGACCGGCGCCGGGAAGAGGGCTCACGGGCCCTCTTCCCATCTGCGCGCCTGGTGGGCAGTTCTCCCTGTCTGTCACAATGTGCGACCGCGCGGTGCACCGGTCGCGCGCCCACCTGACTGGGGAGAACGAACGTGTCCACCAACGAGCGGACGACGGCGGACGGCGACGACCCGCCCACGATCGAGCTCGACGAGATCGTGCCCGGGCCGTCGCGCCGCACGCCCTCCCGCGGGCCGTTCCGCAGCCATCCCACGCTCTGGGCCGTCGCGGCCGTGCTCGCCGTCGTGCTGGGCGGCGCGACCCTGATCCACTGGGTCACCCGTACCCCCGACGTCCAGGAGTCGTCGCTGTCCGGCACCGACGTCACCATCCCGTTGCCGGACGAATCAGGTTCCGCCACCGCGACCTCGATCCCTGAGACCCCCACCGCGACCGGTTCGGCCACGATCACAC
The sequence above is drawn from the Kineosporia corallincola genome and encodes:
- a CDS encoding type B 50S ribosomal protein L31, with the translated sequence MKPGIHPEYRPVVFRDRGAGTAFLTRSTISAKATVEWEDGNEYPVVDVDISSASHPFWTGRARSNDVEGRIARFQRRYGTN